Proteins encoded by one window of Cuniculiplasma divulgatum:
- the katG gene encoding catalase/peroxidase HPI: MEENKCPVNHGNESHMSLNEWWPERLDLGILRQNSEKSNPMNVEFDYRKEFGSLDYFGLKRDIAKILTDSQEWWPADFGNYGPFFIRMAWHSAGTYRIGDGRGGAGSAQQRFAPINSWPDNVNLDKARRLLWPIKQKYGQKISWGDLIILTGNVAMESMGFKTFGFGGGRKDVYEPDLSVYWGPEGKWLDDRRYSGDRELQNPLAAVQMGLIYVNPEGPNGKPDPLAAARDIRETFSRMAMNDEETVALIAGGHTFGKTHGAGPASSVGPEPEGAPIEDQGLGWKSTYRSGSGEDTIGGGPEVTWTETPTKWSDNFLYNLFHYDWELTKSPAGAYQWKAKGNAKTIPDAYHSNTYHEPTMLTTDLALRFDPVYEKIARKFYEKPYEFSDAFSRAWFKLTHRDMGPRSRYLGPEVPEEDLIWQDPVPPLKHKLPDRNDVKSMKEKILHSGLSISDLIYTAWSAASTFRGSDKRGGINGARIRLLPQREWKVNDQELLERVLSTLERIKKEFDSTNNSGKKVSFADLIVIAGSAAVEHAAENGGFRIDVPVTLGRNDATQEMTDIISFNVLEPKADAFRNYLDEGIHGKTEKMMIDKAQLLTLTVPEMTVLIGGMRVLGGNYKNTDMGVFTSRKGVLSNDFFVNLLDNNIEWKKVNGNENLFEGHERNNGEKKWQGSRVDLIFGAHSELRAVCEVYASSDGKEKFVKDFVSAWTKVMNLDLYYMSH; the protein is encoded by the coding sequence ATGGAAGAAAATAAATGCCCTGTGAACCATGGAAATGAAAGTCATATGTCGTTAAATGAATGGTGGCCAGAAAGACTTGATCTTGGAATATTAAGACAGAATTCGGAAAAATCTAATCCGATGAATGTTGAGTTTGATTACAGAAAGGAGTTCGGTTCACTCGACTACTTTGGCCTGAAGAGGGATATTGCAAAAATCCTAACTGATTCTCAGGAATGGTGGCCAGCAGACTTCGGAAATTACGGTCCTTTCTTTATCAGGATGGCCTGGCACAGTGCTGGAACATACCGAATTGGAGATGGAAGGGGAGGGGCTGGATCTGCTCAGCAGAGGTTTGCACCTATTAACAGCTGGCCAGACAATGTGAACCTGGACAAGGCAAGGAGGCTACTATGGCCGATTAAGCAGAAATATGGACAAAAGATCTCCTGGGGTGATCTGATAATTTTAACTGGAAATGTCGCCATGGAATCAATGGGATTTAAAACATTTGGATTTGGAGGAGGAAGAAAAGATGTTTATGAACCTGATCTTTCTGTGTACTGGGGGCCAGAGGGAAAGTGGCTGGACGATAGGAGATATTCCGGTGACAGAGAACTTCAAAACCCTCTCGCAGCAGTTCAGATGGGTCTAATATATGTAAATCCAGAGGGGCCAAATGGAAAGCCAGATCCACTTGCAGCCGCAAGGGACATAAGAGAGACGTTTTCCAGAATGGCAATGAATGATGAGGAAACCGTGGCACTCATTGCCGGAGGACATACATTCGGAAAGACTCACGGTGCTGGTCCTGCCTCCAGTGTCGGACCTGAGCCTGAGGGTGCACCCATAGAAGATCAGGGACTGGGATGGAAAAGTACCTACAGATCTGGAAGCGGAGAAGATACGATTGGGGGTGGGCCCGAGGTTACATGGACAGAAACGCCAACAAAATGGAGTGATAACTTCCTCTATAATCTGTTTCACTATGATTGGGAACTGACAAAAAGCCCGGCAGGTGCATATCAGTGGAAGGCAAAGGGTAATGCAAAAACTATACCAGACGCTTACCACAGCAATACATACCATGAACCCACCATGCTTACAACAGATCTTGCATTGCGCTTTGATCCAGTATATGAGAAAATAGCAAGAAAATTTTATGAAAAACCATATGAATTTTCCGATGCATTTTCCAGAGCATGGTTTAAGCTAACCCACAGGGATATGGGTCCCAGATCAAGGTACCTGGGGCCAGAAGTTCCGGAAGAAGACCTGATATGGCAGGATCCTGTTCCTCCATTGAAACACAAATTGCCAGACAGAAATGATGTTAAGTCCATGAAAGAAAAAATTCTCCATTCAGGTTTATCTATATCAGATCTTATCTATACAGCATGGTCTGCCGCTTCGACCTTTCGTGGAAGTGACAAGAGGGGCGGGATAAATGGAGCAAGGATTAGGTTGCTTCCTCAAAGGGAGTGGAAAGTTAACGATCAGGAATTGCTTGAAAGGGTCTTATCAACACTTGAAAGGATTAAGAAAGAATTTGATTCAACAAATAACAGTGGAAAGAAAGTTTCATTTGCTGATCTGATCGTTATAGCCGGATCAGCTGCGGTTGAACATGCAGCAGAAAATGGTGGATTCAGGATAGATGTTCCTGTTACACTTGGAAGGAACGATGCCACACAGGAAATGACAGATATAATATCATTCAATGTATTGGAGCCAAAGGCAGACGCTTTCAGGAATTATCTTGATGAAGGAATTCATGGAAAGACAGAGAAAATGATGATTGATAAGGCACAGCTACTCACATTAACGGTTCCTGAAATGACAGTATTAATAGGTGGAATGAGGGTTCTTGGTGGGAATTATAAAAATACAGATATGGGTGTATTTACCAGCAGGAAGGGTGTGCTAAGCAATGATTTCTTTGTAAATTTGCTTGATAATAACATTGAGTGGAAGAAGGTGAATGGAAATGAGAACCTGTTTGAAGGCCATGAGAGGAATAATGGTGAGAAGAAGTGGCAGGGATCAAGGGTTGATCTGATATTTGGCGCACATTCAGAATTGAGGGCAGTTTGCGAGGTATATGCCAGTTCTGATGGTAAAGAAAAGTTTGTAAAAGACTTTGTTTCAGCATGGACTAAGGTTATGAACCTTGACCTGTATTACATGAGTCATTGA
- a CDS encoding DUF1801 domain-containing protein, whose amino-acid sequence MDKGGINNPEENKSASMQIDKIIKEERTWKGEILIKIRKVINETDPRIYEEVKWKKPSNPAGIPVWSYNGIICFGNILKNSVRLTFPKGVKVVDQDGLFNSRMDSKTVRAVDYFENDTIDEKKLTSVILQIIDMNEKNALKKK is encoded by the coding sequence ATGGATAAAGGAGGTATTAACAATCCTGAAGAAAACAAATCTGCCTCAATGCAAATAGATAAAATAATAAAAGAAGAGAGGACCTGGAAGGGAGAAATCCTAATTAAGATCCGGAAGGTCATAAATGAGACAGATCCAAGAATATATGAAGAGGTAAAATGGAAAAAGCCGAGCAATCCAGCAGGCATCCCTGTATGGTCATATAATGGCATAATCTGCTTTGGTAACATTTTGAAGAATTCGGTAAGGTTAACATTCCCTAAGGGAGTAAAAGTCGTGGACCAAGATGGATTATTCAATTCAAGAATGGACAGCAAAACTGTAAGGGCGGTTGATTATTTTGAGAATGATACTATTGATGAGAAAAAACTTACCAGTGTTATTTTGCAGATCATTGATATGAATGAGAAAAACGCATTAAAAAAGAAATGA
- a CDS encoding M24 family metallopeptidase, whose amino-acid sequence MTVKDIFKNLDGVEKILIKNGGENAIDRSFFYLSQVNGGLFEGSSIIADRDHIQMFVYELEEQIARSTDHEVHVAKSSAQMNDMIQRELRGQTKIGVNKDSLTVNMFESVRKTTGNAELVDVSRNIAEARMIKDETEIRKLREAARISSEIYDASMNHLKEGMTETELSAYMVYLMMSNGASEPSFSTIVCFGSNASEPHHSPGNRKLKSGDFVLTDYGAAFERYHADTTRTSVFGRATEKQKEIYSIVFDAQKSSMNMIKQGVNGRDVNAKSYEIIDSSPYKGMLMHGVGHGIGLDVHDHPAFGGYDFDLKKDMAVTVEPGIYIPGYGGVRIEDDVLVKNDGFELLTQKPPKDLIEVS is encoded by the coding sequence ATGACAGTTAAGGATATTTTTAAAAATCTGGATGGAGTTGAAAAGATTCTCATAAAGAACGGTGGTGAGAATGCCATTGACCGTTCTTTTTTCTACCTTTCACAGGTAAACGGAGGGTTGTTCGAGGGTTCATCAATTATTGCAGATAGAGATCACATTCAGATGTTCGTATATGAACTTGAGGAACAGATAGCAAGGTCAACAGACCATGAAGTACATGTTGCAAAGTCTTCAGCACAGATGAATGATATGATTCAAAGGGAGTTACGTGGTCAAACTAAAATAGGTGTTAACAAAGATTCCCTAACCGTAAACATGTTTGAAAGTGTCAGGAAAACAACAGGAAATGCAGAGCTTGTAGATGTGTCAAGGAACATCGCGGAGGCAAGGATGATAAAGGATGAAACTGAAATAAGAAAGCTGAGAGAAGCTGCCAGAATTAGCAGTGAGATATACGATGCTTCAATGAATCATCTGAAAGAAGGTATGACTGAAACGGAACTTTCAGCATATATGGTATATCTAATGATGTCAAATGGTGCATCAGAGCCTTCATTCAGCACGATTGTTTGTTTTGGTTCAAATGCATCTGAACCACACCATTCTCCAGGAAATAGAAAATTAAAATCTGGTGATTTTGTCCTTACTGACTACGGAGCAGCGTTTGAAAGATATCATGCAGATACAACAAGAACTTCAGTGTTTGGAAGAGCAACGGAGAAACAAAAAGAGATATACAGCATAGTGTTTGATGCACAGAAGTCAAGCATGAACATGATCAAACAGGGGGTAAATGGAAGGGATGTCAATGCAAAATCATATGAAATTATAGACAGTTCTCCCTATAAGGGGATGCTAATGCATGGTGTTGGACATGGAATAGGTCTTGATGTTCACGATCACCCAGCATTTGGTGGTTATGATTTTGATTTGAAAAAAGACATGGCTGTTACAGTAGAACCAGGAATATACATCCCCGGGTACGGAGGCGTGAGGATAGAGGACGACGTTTTGGTTAAGAATGATGGATTTGAACTTCTTACCCAGAAGCCCCCAAAAGACCTCATTGAGGTTTCTTAG